The genomic window CAGAGATGTAATTTTTCGAGAAACAGAGTTTCCATTCTCTGACGAAAAATGTGAGAAGACAGCAGTTCCAAGAGTCACTGAGATGCTTGATGATGAGCTGACAACAACTGAAGCTCCAGTTGAGGGAAACAGGGGGAGTAGTGGCGTGATCACTGACCCTGCAATAATAGAAATTGGACCTGAGAAACCACAGCAGGAACTTAGCGTACATGACGTGGGGATCACGGTTCCTGTAATCGATTCATCTAAAGAAGTAGGAGCGGTTTCAGATACACCTGTTGTGGCTAGTGAAGTTGTGCCATCGGAGACAGTTGAGACAGTGGGTTCAAGCTCCGCGGTTGATAAGAACGAAGAGCTAGGAAGAGGACAGCGAACTAAGAAAGAATCTGTGAAGTTAGCTGATTATGTTACCTACAATACAGTTTGCAACAAAAGTGTTACCCCCCACGTTCTCTCCTACAGCGTCTTCTTCGACCCGGTTCCAGGTAATACACTTCACCCTCTCACTGAGTATATCTCCGATGAACGTTTTTCTGCAGAACATAGGGCATTTCTTGCTTCAGTGTGTGCAGAGAGTGAGCCGAAAAGCTTTCGAGAAGCAATGCAAGATGAGCGTTGGACTAAGTCGGTGTATAAGGAGATAACTGCACTTGAGGTTGCTGATACTTGGAGTGTGGTTGACTTACCACCAGGTCGTGTGGCTTTGGGAACTATGTGGGTGTTTAAAATCAAGTATAATGCTGACGGAACAATAGAAAGGTTCAAGTCAAGGTTGGTGGTACTTGGAAATCGTCAAAAGGAAGGTTGTGATTATGATGAAACCTTTGCGCCAGTGGCGAAAATGACAACGATACGTAGTCTTCTGAAATTAGTGGCTGCAAACAATTGGGAGgtgcatcaaatggatgtgCAAAATGCCTTCTTACACGGCGATCTTCGTGAAGAAGTGTACATCAAGCTTCCGCAGGGTGTTGAGAGTTCTGATCCCAAGAAGGTTTGCAGATTACATAAGTCTCTCTACGGACTGAAACAGGCTCCGCGGTGTTGGTTTGAGAAGCTTACGACGGCACTTACGAGAGCAGGTTTCACACAGTCATATTCAGACTACTCTTTGTTTGTTTATTCTCGTAATGGAGTGGAGATAAGAGTAGTCATTTATGTCGATGACATTATTATTTGTGGTAACAATGGTGAAGAAATACAGAGGTTTAAGCAGTATCTTGGTGATCGGTTTCgaatgaaagatttgggaaagCTACGGTACTTCCTTGGGATCGAGATTGCTCGAAGTAGTGAAGGGTTCGTGTTGACTCAGAGGAAGTATGCATTGGATATAGTGAAGGAAACCGGACTTCTTGGTTCGAAACCAGCTGACACGCCAATGGAGCAGAACCATCACTTGGCGTCTGATAAGAGTTCGTTTATGACTGATCCGGCTAGGTATCGAAGGCTGGTTGGACGGCTTATTTATTTGTCAAATACCAGACCAGACATTTCTTATTCAGTACACATTTTGACGCAATTTATGAAGAAGCCGAGAGAGAAACAGTTTGAAGCAGCATTAAGGGTGGTCAGGTTTCTCAAAGGATCGGCTGGACAGGGTATTTTGCTCAAGTCAGATTCAGACCTGCAGTTGTCCatctactgtgatgctgattgggcagcaTGTCCTTTGACGCGGCGATCTCTTACTGCGTATGTAGCCATGATCGGAGGCTCGCCGGTGTCTTGGAAAACGAAGAAGCAGAATGTCGTGTCTCATTCTTCAGCCGAAGCAGAATATCGAGCAATGTCCATTGCTACTCGAGAGGTTACTTGGCTGAGACAGCTTCTTACTGACTTGGGTTTTCGTCCAAGAACTCCAGCTCGTTTGTTTTGTGACAGTAAGTCAGCTTTGTATATTGCCTCTAACCCGGTGTTTCATGAACGGACGAAACACGTAGAGATCGATTGTCATCGGGTCAGAGATGCACTTAAAGCAGGAGTTATCACAGCAGCTTACATTGGCACAAAGGAGATGCTTGCAGATGTTTTAACAAAGGCGTTGGGGAAGTTTCAGTTTAGGAATCTTATGTCCAAGTTGGGCATTTGTAATCCGCATGCTCccacttgagggggagtgttgtgAGATAATGTTTATCTAGAATAGTACATATCTAACTATATAGATAAACATGTAATATACTTAGAGATAACTTCGGTTATTTAGAGATAATCTTGGTTAGTTGTTTTGAGCCTTATCGGCAAATCTTGTAAGTATATATGAGGACGTTCTGCCTCTGTTCTAATGACACACGAAAATATTCATCAAATACTTGATTTACAATTACCAATGAATTTTATTGTCTTTTTGCATCTTTTGCTGTTATTATGAATTGTGTAACTCCCGGTTATTTTTGTGTactaaaaactaattaatttggAATCCAAAAAAAGTTGTCTTTTGGAGAAAAATATGCTTTttaatttggagaaaaaaagcatattttatttctatatcatattaaataaaaatgagcACGTTGTCTTTTTCTGAATGATTTCATTAATTTAAAACCAATATATtacttaaaccaaaaaaaaaaaatgcaaactataaaaaaaactaaagaaaaacacaaaccCGACTAATGGTGGCTAGTGAGAATACGCCATTAGTGGAAAACGCGAATCAACGGTGAGAAAGAGTTAGAAAGAAACTTTAGAGAGGGTTTTCCAGTTTCATCGCTTAAGCAGCTAtctgttttattttgtatttgatgtAAATGGAACATGCAAAAAACGTTATTGTTATGTGTTTAGATCATCTTTTTATGGCACCTCTTAACTAATAAAAGAAAGACGCGTTTTCATGCACAAAAATATAAGTTCATCGAAATAATGTAAATAGCTGCATCTGACATTAGCAtaccatatttatatattaatattgtcatgtacataatatttttattaaacttatataaacatatatattttgttaaaatttaagCATCCCATATAAATTTGATAGAgttttctttcttcattttccaATTTCATTCAGTACAAGCGGCTTTGATGATGGCTTCGAAATGATGCTTCTCATGGATAATCCAGTGTCCAACATGAGGGACCTCATGGAACTTTATCCATGGCAGCTTATCACATATATAGACTAGAACGTCTCGCAAAATTTGTTTGTCATCGAGTGCACACCACATATGGACTGATCCTTTGTTAGTATCCGAGAATGGGTTGCTCAGTTCGGTTGGATCAAACTCCCAATTTCCATAACCGGCGATGATGTCTTGGTAGCAGCTCACATATTCACCTTGTCGTATAACAGCGTCCTATATAAGTTATACATATATTAGCTTTCATGAGTATatgtttaacatatatatacttaacaTATCATCAGAATgaatctaaaaatattgaaaactacACGACTATTTGAATCAgtctatatatacacataccATGTAcgattttttataatatattttcgaaagtTCTATATCGCGTTCAGTCCAAATTTTCTTGGGATCTCGATTATTTGGAAACCATTTCTGAGTCATCCACCAATATAGCAACCATGGACAATAGTGTGCGACTCGGAGTATCATTTGAAACGCAAATGGTAATTTCTCGATTGCTGCATTCAACAAGTTTTGAGGAATACGTCTCCACCAAAAGTTTATTAATGGAACCACCAATGAAGCTCCACTTAGCCTGTATATAGAGAAAAAACATTGCGTATTTAAAGTTGTAAATTGTTAAACAGAAAAATCTAGTTATAAATGGATAACCCACATCTGATGTAAAATGTTTATCTATAAGCCTTGAAGTATT from Raphanus sativus cultivar WK10039 unplaced genomic scaffold, ASM80110v3 Scaffold0097, whole genome shotgun sequence includes these protein-coding regions:
- the LOC108811181 gene encoding uncharacterized protein LOC108811181, with translation MMFLLLAIAGLISYYVYKSIKPPPPIPLPENVTKKSSRIKLSDGRHIAYRELGFPKDEAKNKIIIIHGYANSKEVNLYTTQEMIDEFKIYFLFFDRAGHGESDPNPSRTLKTDTYDIEELADKLQLGPKFHVLGMSLGAYPVYGCLKYIPHRLSGASLVVPLINFWWRRIPQNLLNAAIEKLPFAFQMILRVAHYCPWLLYWWMTQKWFPNNRDPKKIWTERDIELSKIYYKKSYMDAVIRQGEYVSCYQDIIAGYGNWEFDPTELSNPFSDTNKGSVHMWCALDDKQILRDVLVYICDKLPWIKFHEVPHVGHWIIHEKHHFEAIIKAACTE